From the Streptomyces nigrescens genome, one window contains:
- a CDS encoding ABC transporter ATP-binding protein — translation MAGTTRPGSTAERAGDAAAVGFSGVTRSYGAVRAVDGLDLEIAAGETVALLGRNGAGKSTTLNILLGLLPPSSGTVRLFGDAPESAVRAGQVGAMLQDGKAIPRVTVRELITFVAATYPHPMDVAEALELAGLDGFGGRRVDKLSGGQAQRVRFAVALAGNPELLVLDEPTSALDVEARRTFWRSMRAYARRGHTILFSTHYLEEADEHADRIVVIDRGRVVADGSGEAIKRRAGGSRVSFDLAGAATGPLSGLPGVSAVEIRGDRALLRTTDSDATVLALAELGLVRGLQVTPASLEDAFLALTSAEATPAAPAFTAGARTAKESV, via the coding sequence ATGGCAGGGACGACAAGGCCCGGCAGCACAGCGGAAAGGGCTGGTGACGCCGCGGCGGTGGGATTCTCCGGGGTGACACGGAGTTATGGCGCGGTGCGGGCCGTGGACGGACTGGACCTGGAGATCGCGGCGGGCGAGACGGTGGCGCTGCTCGGACGCAACGGCGCGGGCAAATCCACCACCCTCAACATCCTGCTGGGGCTGCTGCCGCCCAGCTCGGGAACGGTCCGGCTGTTCGGCGACGCACCGGAGTCGGCGGTGCGGGCGGGCCAGGTGGGCGCCATGCTGCAGGACGGCAAGGCCATCCCGCGGGTCACCGTCCGCGAACTGATCACCTTCGTCGCCGCCACCTACCCCCACCCCATGGACGTCGCCGAGGCACTCGAACTGGCGGGCCTCGACGGGTTCGGCGGACGGCGGGTGGACAAGCTGTCCGGAGGGCAGGCCCAGCGGGTCCGCTTCGCGGTGGCGCTGGCCGGCAACCCCGAGCTGCTGGTGCTGGACGAGCCGACCTCGGCGCTGGACGTCGAGGCGCGCCGCACCTTCTGGCGCTCGATGCGGGCCTATGCCCGCCGGGGCCACACCATCCTGTTCTCCACCCACTATCTGGAGGAGGCGGACGAGCACGCCGACCGGATCGTGGTGATCGACCGCGGCCGGGTGGTCGCCGACGGCAGCGGCGAGGCGATCAAGCGGCGGGCAGGCGGCTCGCGGGTCTCCTTCGACCTCGCGGGCGCGGCCACCGGTCCGCTGTCCGGGCTTCCCGGTGTGAGCGCCGTGGAGATACGCGGCGACCGCGCACTGCTGCGGACGACGGACTCCGACGCGACGGTCCTTGCCCTGGCCGAACTCGGCCTCGTCCGCGGACTGCAGGTCACCCCCGCCAGCCTGGAGGACGCGTTCCTCGCGCTCACCTCCGCCGAAGCCACCCCCGCCGCCCCGGCATTCACCGCCGGCGCCCGGACCGCGAAGGAGAGCGTGTGA
- a CDS encoding MaoC/PaaZ C-terminal domain-containing protein produces MPIDAAKATSAEPRTTELAWDHKDVQLYHLGIGAGAATPEKAHPATDPDELRYTLESALHVLPSFATVAGGGMALAGGLSAPGIDVDLAAVLHGGQTVTVHRPLPVRGRATQTSSVPAVHDKGKAAVIVLRSEVADDDGPLWTCDTQIFVRGEGGFGGDRGPSARLELPDRAPDLTTERHIRADQALLYRLSGDWNPLHADPEFAKLAGFDRPILHGLCTYGVTLKAVVDTVLGGDVARVRSYTTRFAGVVFPGETLRIRQWQEPGRVQVSVTAADRDEAPVLADTVVEHS; encoded by the coding sequence ATGCCCATCGACGCCGCCAAGGCCACCTCCGCCGAGCCGCGGACCACCGAACTCGCCTGGGACCACAAGGACGTCCAGCTCTACCACCTCGGCATCGGCGCCGGTGCGGCCACTCCGGAGAAGGCCCACCCCGCCACCGACCCGGACGAACTGCGCTACACCCTGGAGAGCGCCCTGCACGTCCTACCCAGCTTCGCCACCGTCGCGGGCGGCGGGATGGCGCTGGCCGGCGGGCTCTCCGCACCCGGCATCGACGTCGACCTCGCCGCGGTCCTGCACGGCGGCCAGACCGTCACCGTGCACCGCCCCCTCCCGGTACGCGGGCGCGCCACCCAGACCTCGTCCGTGCCCGCCGTCCACGACAAGGGCAAGGCCGCCGTCATCGTGCTGCGCTCCGAGGTCGCCGACGACGACGGCCCCCTGTGGACCTGCGACACCCAGATCTTCGTCCGCGGCGAAGGCGGATTCGGTGGCGACCGTGGCCCCTCCGCCCGCCTCGAACTCCCCGACCGCGCCCCCGATCTGACCACCGAACGCCATATCCGCGCGGACCAGGCGCTGCTCTACCGCCTCTCCGGCGACTGGAATCCGCTGCACGCCGACCCCGAGTTCGCCAAGCTCGCCGGGTTCGACCGGCCGATCCTGCACGGGCTGTGCACCTACGGGGTCACGCTCAAGGCCGTCGTCGACACGGTGCTCGGCGGCGATGTCGCACGGGTGCGGTCGTACACGACCCGTTTCGCCGGTGTGGTCTTCCCCGGGGAGACGCTGCGGATCCGGCAGTGGCAGGAGCCCGGCCGGGTCCAGGTGTCGGTCACCGCGGCCGACCGCGACGAGGCGCCGGTACTCGCGGACACCGTGGTGGAGCACAGCTAG